A window from Bacteroidota bacterium encodes these proteins:
- a CDS encoding DUF4292 domain-containing protein yields the protein MINVQFLIKKASGQFHFLLIVVLTALIVSSCRGPKKIQTAITKKDSTEVVTIINSNTGHDDSMRFIQGIRDTIIRQKINYTTFNAKVDVGYTGGDGKKYDVNANIRMYKDSMIWVSVNAILGIEAMRLLITKDSVKLINKLDKFYSVRSITYLQEVTALPLDLSTLQDLIIGNPVYLDSNIVSYSKNGAEVSLLSLGSVFRHFITIHANDKLVQHSKMDDVDVLRNRTCDLIYEKYEDKKGPLFSTRRQITVSEKSKLDVKLDFKNYDFNETLSFPFNIPKNYERK from the coding sequence ATGATCAATGTTCAGTTTTTAATAAAGAAAGCATCCGGCCAATTCCATTTTTTATTGATCGTTGTTTTAACGGCTTTGATCGTATCCTCTTGTCGCGGCCCTAAAAAAATCCAGACGGCTATCACAAAAAAGGATTCTACTGAAGTGGTGACGATTATTAATTCAAATACAGGTCACGATGATTCAATGCGATTTATCCAGGGTATCCGGGATACAATTATCCGGCAAAAAATAAATTATACCACCTTTAATGCAAAAGTAGATGTGGGATATACCGGCGGTGATGGAAAAAAATATGATGTGAATGCGAATATCCGGATGTATAAGGACAGCATGATCTGGGTTTCCGTAAATGCCATACTTGGAATTGAAGCAATGCGTTTACTCATAACCAAAGATTCGGTAAAGCTTATTAATAAATTGGATAAGTTTTATTCTGTTCGCAGTATTACCTATCTGCAGGAAGTAACGGCTCTGCCGCTTGATCTCTCCACTTTACAGGACCTGATAATTGGAAACCCTGTTTATCTTGACAGTAATATTGTTTCCTATTCCAAAAATGGTGCAGAGGTCTCATTACTGAGCCTTGGTTCCGTGTTCCGTCATTTTATTACCATACATGCAAATGACAAATTAGTACAGCATAGCAAAATGGATGATGTAGATGTATTGCGTAACCGCACCTGTGACCTCATCTATGAAAAATATGAAGATAAAAAAGGTCCCCTATTTTCCACCCGTCGCCAGATCACGGTCTCTGAAAAATCGAAACTTGACGTAAAGCTGGATTTCAAGAATTATGATTTTAATGAAACGTTAAGTTTTCCCTTTAACATACCTAAAAACTATGAAAGAAAGTAA
- a CDS encoding dipeptidase encodes MSQVWKDYQEKNKDRFLNELLEMLRIPSISARSEHKADMVKCGEMVKQRMLEAGADKAEIFTTPGHPIVYGEKIIDPSKPTVLVYGHYDVQPVEPLELWHSGPFDPVIKDGKIFARGSADDKGQFYMHVKALEIMVKTNTLPTNIKFCIEGEEEVGSSNLGDFVKSHKELLKADVILISDTAMLSMENPSIDIGVRGLSYIEVEVTGPNRDLHSGVYGGAVANPITILAKMIASLHDENNHITIPGFYDDVVNATPEERKKMAAAPFDEKEYKEDLGVKELWGEKGFTTNERTGIRPTIELNGIWGGYIGEGSKTVLPSKAFAKISARLVPNQNSEKMTEVLINHLKKIAPANVIVNAKPHHGGEPYMTPLDSKAYKAASAAMKDTFGKDPIPVRGGGSIPICALFEKELGIKIVFMGFGLDSDNLHSPNEKFNLENYYKGIETIPHFHKHFAGM; translated from the coding sequence ATGTCACAAGTTTGGAAAGACTACCAGGAAAAAAATAAAGATCGTTTCCTTAATGAATTACTGGAAATGCTTCGTATCCCATCCATCAGTGCAAGAAGTGAGCATAAAGCTGATATGGTAAAATGTGGGGAGATGGTTAAACAGCGGATGCTGGAAGCTGGCGCTGATAAAGCAGAAATTTTTACTACACCCGGTCACCCGATCGTGTATGGAGAAAAAATAATTGACCCTTCAAAACCTACAGTACTGGTATATGGTCACTACGATGTACAGCCTGTTGAGCCATTGGAACTTTGGCATAGCGGACCTTTTGATCCGGTGATAAAAGACGGAAAGATCTTTGCCCGCGGTTCTGCCGATGACAAGGGCCAGTTCTATATGCATGTAAAGGCGCTGGAGATAATGGTAAAGACAAACACGCTACCTACAAATATTAAATTCTGTATTGAAGGTGAAGAAGAAGTAGGTTCATCCAATCTTGGAGATTTTGTAAAAAGCCATAAAGAGTTATTAAAAGCCGATGTGATACTGATTAGCGACACAGCGATGCTAAGCATGGAAAATCCTTCTATTGATATTGGTGTTCGTGGTCTCAGCTATATTGAAGTGGAAGTAACAGGGCCTAATCGTGATTTGCACAGTGGCGTATACGGAGGCGCTGTAGCAAACCCTATTACTATTCTTGCAAAGATGATCGCATCGCTGCATGATGAAAATAATCATATTACCATTCCCGGATTTTATGATGATGTGGTAAACGCTACACCGGAAGAAAGAAAGAAAATGGCGGCCGCTCCGTTTGATGAAAAAGAATACAAAGAAGACCTGGGTGTAAAAGAATTGTGGGGAGAAAAGGGATTTACAACAAATGAAAGAACAGGTATTCGCCCAACCATCGAGTTAAATGGTATCTGGGGCGGTTATATTGGAGAAGGGTCTAAAACTGTTTTGCCATCCAAAGCATTTGCAAAAATTTCTGCACGGCTTGTTCCCAACCAGAATAGTGAAAAGATGACGGAAGTACTGATCAATCATTTAAAGAAAATAGCCCCTGCGAATGTTATAGTTAATGCAAAGCCACATCATGGTGGTGAACCGTACATGACCCCGCTTGACAGCAAAGCATATAAAGCTGCATCAGCCGCAATGAAAGATACTTTTGGCAAAGATCCGATCCCGGTTCGAGGTGGAGGTAGTATTCCTATCTGTGCATTATTTGAAAAAGAACTGGGAATTAAAATTGTGTTCATGGGTTTCGGGTTGGATAGTGACAACCTGCATAGTCCCAATGAAAAGTTCAATCTTGAAAACTATTATAAGGGGATAGAAACAATTCCACATTTTCACAAGCATTTTGCAGGGATGTAA
- a CDS encoding dUTP diphosphatase → MGLLQVKIINQSGNPLPHYATIGSSGMDIRAHLPAPLMVKPMERVLVPTGLFIELPEAHEAQIRPRSGLAIKQGITCLNTPGTIDADYRGEIKIILINLSVEEQIIQPGDRIAQMIIQKVEKIEWKESGELQETIRGEGGFGSTGK, encoded by the coding sequence ATGGGTTTATTACAGGTAAAAATCATCAATCAATCCGGTAACCCGTTGCCACATTATGCAACTATAGGATCATCCGGCATGGATATCCGGGCTCACTTACCTGCACCATTGATGGTGAAACCGATGGAAAGAGTATTGGTTCCAACTGGTTTGTTTATTGAATTACCTGAGGCCCATGAAGCGCAAATAAGGCCTCGTAGTGGTTTGGCAATTAAACAAGGTATTACTTGTTTGAACACTCCCGGCACCATTGATGCAGATTACCGCGGAGAAATTAAGATTATCTTAATCAACCTTTCTGTTGAAGAACAAATCATTCAACCAGGAGACCGCATAGCACAAATGATAATTCAGAAAGTGGAAAAGATAGAATGGAAAGAATCAGGTGAATTGCAGGAAACAATAAGAGGGGAAGGCGGATTTGGTTCAACCGGTAAATAA
- the rimM gene encoding 16S rRNA processing protein RimM, translated as MQYFKAGKLVAVHGLKGELVLKHELGKKSSLKDVKAVFIEDRKDSFLPWFVESTKIKSENEIYIKLEGLETRETASKLTPKEVWLIEDDFKRLSAKSAPANLLGYTIINNKERLSEILEVIEQPHQLLCRMELNEKEVLIPLNESFLKKIDHRKKEVIVELPEGLLDIYL; from the coding sequence ATGCAGTATTTTAAAGCAGGAAAATTAGTAGCTGTTCATGGTCTCAAAGGAGAACTCGTTCTGAAACATGAACTGGGAAAAAAATCTTCATTAAAAGATGTGAAGGCTGTTTTTATTGAGGACAGGAAAGATTCGTTTCTTCCATGGTTCGTGGAGAGCACTAAAATAAAATCGGAGAACGAGATATATATTAAACTTGAAGGATTAGAGACAAGAGAGACCGCTTCAAAACTTACCCCTAAAGAAGTATGGCTTATCGAGGATGATTTCAAGCGGCTATCCGCAAAATCAGCTCCAGCTAACCTGCTGGGCTATACAATTATTAATAACAAGGAAAGATTAAGTGAAATACTGGAAGTGATCGAACAACCTCATCAATTACTCTGCCGCATGGAATTAAATGAAAAAGAAGTATTGATACCTCTTAATGAAAGCTTTCTTAAAAAAATTGATCATAGAAAAAAGGAAGTGATCGTTGAATTGCCTGAAGGCTTGCTGGATATTTATCTTTGA
- a CDS encoding M20/M25/M40 family metallo-hydrolase, with product MSDKLNILQENAVNLLKQLIATPSFSKEEQITADILEQFFTRNGVKPFVYLNNIWTKNKFYDENKPTILLNSHHDTVKPNKGYTLDPFSPIEKDGKLFGLGSNDAGGCLVSLIAVFLYFYEKENLKHNFIFAGTAEEEISGHNGIEALLPHLGNIDFGIVGEPTLMNMAVAEKGLMVLDCTSAGRAGHAAREEGENALYKALNDIEWFRNYKFEKVSDLLGPVKMSVTVIETDNKAHNVVPAQCKFVVDCRVNELYTFEEMLETIQPNVRCEVKPRSTRLRSSSIALDHPLIKAGLNLKRSYYGSPTTSDKALMTFPTLKIGPGDSARSHTADEFIYLDEIKNGIELYIQLLNQLV from the coding sequence ATGAGTGATAAGCTGAACATATTACAGGAGAATGCGGTCAATCTTTTAAAACAACTGATCGCAACGCCTTCATTCAGCAAGGAGGAGCAGATCACCGCTGATATACTCGAACAGTTTTTCACCAGGAACGGAGTTAAACCGTTTGTTTACCTGAATAATATCTGGACGAAGAATAAATTTTATGATGAGAATAAACCAACCATTTTACTAAACTCTCATCATGACACAGTGAAGCCGAATAAAGGATATACACTCGACCCTTTTTCGCCCATTGAAAAGGATGGAAAACTTTTTGGTCTTGGGAGTAATGATGCAGGGGGATGTTTGGTTTCGTTGATTGCAGTGTTTCTCTATTTTTACGAAAAAGAAAACCTGAAGCACAATTTTATTTTTGCAGGGACTGCTGAAGAGGAAATTTCGGGCCATAATGGTATTGAGGCACTGCTTCCGCATCTCGGTAATATTGATTTCGGTATTGTTGGTGAGCCAACACTTATGAATATGGCAGTCGCAGAAAAAGGGTTGATGGTGCTTGATTGTACTTCAGCCGGACGTGCAGGTCATGCAGCAAGAGAAGAAGGGGAGAATGCACTTTACAAAGCGTTGAATGATATAGAATGGTTCCGTAATTATAAGTTTGAAAAAGTTTCTGATTTATTAGGTCCTGTAAAAATGAGTGTAACGGTTATTGAAACAGATAACAAAGCCCATAATGTAGTACCTGCTCAATGCAAATTTGTTGTGGATTGCCGGGTAAATGAGCTATATACTTTTGAGGAAATGCTGGAAACTATTCAACCAAATGTTCGCTGCGAAGTAAAACCCAGAAGTACAAGGTTGCGTTCCAGTTCAATCGCATTGGATCATCCATTGATAAAAGCTGGTTTGAATTTGAAGAGAAGCTATTATGGTTCTCCCACTACTTCTGACAAAGCATTAATGACTTTTCCTACGTTGAAAATTGGGCCCGGTGATAGTGCAAGAAGCCATACAGCTGATGAGTTTATTTACCTGGATGAAATAAAGAACGGAATTGAGTTGTACATTCAACTATTAAATCAACTGGTATGA
- the dinB gene encoding DNA polymerase IV: protein MENKIPYIAHFDLDSFFVSVEILNDPSLKGKPVLVGGYERGVVAACSYEARKFGIHSAMPMKKAMQLCPQAIITSASRDQYSKYSRWVTDIIAEKAPLFEKASIDEFYIDLSGMDKFFGSSKYAQELRKEIIDRTGLPISCGLSSARFISKMATNEAKPNGFLEIPHGKEKDFLWPMAVEKINGVGKETEIKLKNLGFYKIEDLAKSTPEYLEKHLGKWGLSLWNKSQGIGSAEIVTDWEQKSMSHENTFDKDYTDVDFLHKELVRLTEKTCYGLREDEKLTGCVTVKIRYNDFETFSKQEVIDYTALDDELIAKAKDIFNKSYQKGRPVRLIGVRFSQLISFTMQMSLFDNKIEKLQLYKAVDDIKDRFGSKIVKKAVNTESDETPNPFIEKRKKGKSTN, encoded by the coding sequence TTGGAAAACAAAATTCCTTATATCGCCCATTTCGATCTTGATTCATTTTTTGTTTCAGTAGAGATTCTTAATGACCCCTCACTGAAAGGCAAACCAGTACTGGTTGGTGGCTATGAAAGGGGAGTAGTGGCAGCCTGTAGCTACGAAGCAAGGAAATTCGGTATCCATTCCGCTATGCCGATGAAAAAGGCAATGCAGTTATGCCCGCAGGCAATCATCACCAGTGCCAGTAGGGACCAGTACAGTAAATATTCAAGATGGGTAACAGATATTATTGCTGAAAAAGCACCTCTGTTTGAAAAAGCAAGTATTGATGAATTCTATATTGACCTTAGCGGGATGGATAAATTTTTTGGTTCCAGCAAATATGCACAGGAACTCCGAAAGGAAATTATTGACAGAACGGGTTTGCCCATCTCCTGTGGATTATCATCAGCCCGGTTCATCAGCAAGATGGCAACCAATGAGGCTAAACCCAACGGCTTTTTAGAAATACCACATGGAAAAGAAAAAGATTTTCTCTGGCCGATGGCAGTGGAGAAAATAAATGGGGTAGGGAAGGAGACTGAAATAAAACTCAAGAACCTCGGCTTTTATAAAATTGAAGATCTCGCCAAATCAACTCCAGAATATTTAGAAAAACATTTGGGAAAATGGGGTTTGAGTCTTTGGAATAAATCCCAGGGCATTGGTAGTGCAGAAATTGTTACGGATTGGGAACAGAAAAGTATGAGTCATGAAAATACTTTTGATAAAGATTATACCGATGTCGATTTTTTACATAAAGAACTTGTGAGACTTACAGAAAAAACCTGTTATGGTTTACGTGAAGATGAAAAACTTACCGGGTGTGTTACGGTTAAGATCCGCTACAATGATTTTGAGACCTTCAGCAAACAGGAAGTCATCGATTACACCGCATTGGATGATGAACTGATCGCAAAAGCAAAAGATATTTTCAATAAATCATACCAGAAAGGAAGACCGGTAAGATTAATAGGGGTTCGTTTTAGCCAGTTGATATCTTTTACAATGCAGATGAGTTTGTTTGATAATAAAATTGAGAAACTTCAACTCTACAAAGCAGTGGATGATATTAAAGACAGATTTGGAAGTAAGATTGTAAAGAAAGCGGTCAATACAGAATCTGATGAAACCCCTAACCCTTTTATAGAAAAACGTAAAAAAGGGAAATCGACAAACTAA
- the bshA gene encoding N-acetyl-alpha-D-glucosaminyl L-malate synthase BshA, protein MRIGIVCYPTFGGSGVLATELGKALAQKGHMVHFITYQQPVRLGAFTPNIFYHEVQVPTYPLFDYPPYETALASSMVDVIKNNNLDLLHVHYAIPHASAAFMAKQILKKEGKNIPVITTLHGTDITLVGRDKTYAPVVTFSINESDAITAVSNNLRDETYKHFKIEKEIEVIVNFVDVSRFNRKPIDAFKKMIAPNGERVLMHASNFRKLKRIPDVIKIFKEVNDKIPSRLMLVGDGPERPAAEDLCRELNLCDEIRFVGKQEQMEDILAIADLFLLPSEYESFGLAALEAMAAGVPVVTTNAGGLTEINIPGVTGYMGDVGDVKTMGQQAIKILRDNDVLKQFKNRAAAHAKKYDISNIIPEYEKLYEKFL, encoded by the coding sequence ATGAGGATAGGAATTGTTTGCTATCCAACTTTCGGAGGCTCCGGCGTTTTGGCAACAGAATTAGGCAAGGCTCTTGCACAAAAAGGCCATATGGTACATTTTATTACTTACCAGCAGCCCGTAAGGCTAGGTGCATTTACACCCAATATTTTTTACCACGAAGTACAGGTACCCACATATCCTTTATTTGATTACCCGCCTTATGAAACTGCGCTTGCAAGCTCAATGGTGGATGTAATAAAAAATAATAATCTTGACCTGTTGCATGTGCATTATGCTATTCCACATGCTTCGGCCGCTTTTATGGCAAAACAGATATTAAAGAAAGAAGGAAAAAATATTCCAGTCATTACAACATTACACGGTACTGATATTACTCTTGTTGGTCGCGATAAAACATATGCCCCGGTTGTTACTTTCTCCATCAATGAAAGCGATGCAATTACAGCAGTATCTAATAACCTGCGGGATGAAACGTATAAGCATTTCAAAATTGAAAAGGAAATTGAGGTAATTGTAAACTTTGTAGATGTAAGCCGCTTTAACCGCAAACCAATTGATGCATTTAAAAAAATGATTGCGCCCAACGGCGAAAGAGTACTGATGCATGCTTCCAATTTCAGAAAATTGAAACGCATACCGGATGTTATAAAAATTTTTAAAGAAGTAAATGATAAGATTCCCAGTCGCCTTATGCTGGTAGGGGATGGTCCTGAAAGGCCTGCTGCTGAAGATCTTTGCCGTGAGCTGAACTTATGTGATGAAATACGTTTTGTAGGCAAGCAGGAACAGATGGAAGATATTCTCGCTATTGCGGATTTATTTTTATTGCCATCTGAATATGAAAGTTTTGGTTTGGCGGCTTTAGAAGCAATGGCAGCCGGTGTGCCAGTTGTTACTACTAATGCTGGCGGTTTAACTGAAATAAATATTCCTGGTGTAACTGGCTATATGGGTGATGTGGGTGATGTAAAAACAATGGGACAGCAGGCAATAAAAATATTACGTGATAATGATGTATTGAAACAATTTAAAAATAGAGCGGCTGCCCACGCAAAAAAATATGATATCAGTAATATTATTCCGGAGTACGAGAAGCTCTACGAGAAATTCTTATAA
- the trmD gene encoding tRNA (guanosine(37)-N1)-methyltransferase TrmD — protein sequence MRIDIISVLPELLDSPLQHSIMKRAQEKGFLEVHVHALRKWAVNEYGQVDDYQYGGGAGMVMMCEPLTKAIEELSAERKYDDIIYLTPDGITLNQKIANQFSLKENLLMICGHYKGIDERIREHFVTKEISIGDYVLSGGELAAAVLVDSIGRLIPGVLNDETSALTDSFQDNLLAPPVYTRPEYFRGWKVPDVLMSGNHKLIEEWRHEQSLKRTGDKRPDLL from the coding sequence ATGCGGATAGATATTATCAGTGTTTTACCCGAATTGCTTGACAGCCCTCTACAACACAGCATCATGAAAAGGGCGCAGGAAAAAGGGTTTCTTGAGGTGCATGTGCATGCTCTAAGAAAATGGGCGGTGAATGAATATGGCCAGGTAGACGACTATCAATATGGTGGTGGCGCCGGTATGGTAATGATGTGTGAACCGCTGACAAAAGCAATCGAGGAATTATCAGCTGAAAGAAAATATGATGATATTATTTACCTGACACCCGATGGAATTACATTAAATCAAAAAATCGCCAACCAATTTTCATTAAAAGAAAACCTGCTGATGATCTGCGGGCACTACAAAGGCATTGATGAAAGAATAAGAGAACATTTTGTTACGAAAGAAATTTCCATCGGTGATTATGTATTAAGCGGCGGTGAACTGGCTGCTGCAGTTTTAGTAGACTCAATCGGAAGATTGATCCCCGGCGTACTGAATGATGAAACATCTGCACTCACCGATTCATTCCAGGATAATTTATTAGCTCCGCCTGTTTATACAAGACCTGAATATTTCCGCGGTTGGAAAGTGCCGGATGTGCTCATGAGCGGCAATCATAAGTTAATTGAAGAATGGCGACATGAACAATCGCTAAAAAGAACAGGCGATAAGAGACCTGATCTCTTGTAA
- the argH gene encoding argininosuccinate lyase, whose amino-acid sequence MKLWQKDKASLKEVETFTVGKDREMDIYLASFDVLGSLAHTQMLESVGLLTKNELSQLQVELKKIYKQIQKGEFKLQDDVEDIHSQIELLLTQELGDIGKKIHSARSRNDQVLVDVKLFLRNELEELVESIQQIFELLQTQSEKYKDHLLPGYTHLQLAMPSSFGLWFGAYAESLVDDMITLRGAYDVVNKNPLGSAAGYGSSFPINRTLTTKLLGFDDLNYNVVYAQMGRGKAERVVAQSLANVADTLSKLCMDACLYLNQNFGFIFFPAELTTGSSIMPHKKNPDVFELIRSHCNRIKALPNEIMMMTTNLPSGYHRDLQLLKEHLFPTFKILKDCIEMTGLMLSNIEIKKDILADEKYKYLFSVEEVNKLVNAGMPFRDAYKKIGLDIEAGNFKYDTGVQHTHEGSIGNLCTAEIKKQMQKVIDSFPFASVNIAIANLLK is encoded by the coding sequence ATGAAGCTCTGGCAAAAAGATAAGGCATCATTAAAGGAAGTAGAAACATTCACAGTCGGCAAGGACCGTGAGATGGATATCTATCTCGCCTCTTTTGATGTATTGGGTTCACTGGCTCATACACAGATGCTTGAATCAGTTGGGTTACTTACTAAAAATGAATTATCCCAACTCCAGGTGGAGTTAAAAAAGATTTACAAACAAATACAGAAAGGCGAATTCAAACTGCAGGATGATGTTGAAGATATCCATTCACAGATTGAATTATTGCTCACACAGGAACTCGGAGATATTGGAAAAAAGATTCATTCAGCCCGTAGCCGCAATGACCAGGTATTGGTAGATGTAAAACTGTTTTTAAGAAATGAGTTGGAGGAACTCGTAGAATCAATCCAACAAATTTTTGAATTATTACAAACGCAGAGTGAAAAATACAAAGACCATCTTCTTCCCGGTTATACGCATCTGCAATTGGCCATGCCTTCTTCATTCGGTTTATGGTTTGGTGCTTATGCAGAAAGCTTAGTTGATGATATGATAACATTGAGAGGAGCTTATGATGTGGTAAACAAAAACCCTCTGGGCTCCGCTGCAGGTTATGGTTCATCATTTCCTATCAACAGAACATTGACAACGAAATTGCTTGGCTTTGATGATTTGAATTATAATGTGGTGTATGCACAAATGGGTAGAGGAAAAGCTGAAAGGGTAGTTGCACAATCATTAGCAAATGTTGCCGACACACTTAGTAAACTCTGTATGGATGCATGTTTGTATCTGAATCAGAATTTCGGATTTATATTTTTTCCTGCTGAACTAACTACGGGAAGCAGCATCATGCCACATAAAAAAAATCCAGATGTGTTTGAATTGATACGCAGTCATTGTAACCGTATCAAAGCATTGCCGAATGAGATCATGATGATGACCACGAACCTGCCTTCAGGTTACCACCGGGATCTGCAATTGTTGAAGGAGCATTTATTTCCAACCTTCAAAATATTGAAAGATTGTATTGAAATGACGGGGCTAATGTTGAGTAATATTGAAATCAAAAAAGATATCCTAGCGGATGAAAAGTATAAATACCTGTTTAGTGTTGAAGAAGTAAACAAGCTTGTCAACGCCGGCATGCCTTTCCGTGATGCTTACAAAAAAATAGGATTAGATATTGAGGCCGGTAATTTTAAATATGATACTGGTGTTCAACATACACATGAAGGCTCTATCGGCAATCTTTGCACAGCAGAAATAAAAAAACAGATGCAAAAGGTTATTGATTCATTTCCTTTCGCATCTGTAAATATTGCGATAGCCAATCTTCTTAAATAG
- a CDS encoding M20/M25/M40 family metallo-hydrolase, translating to MKRLIFSFGLLLAGLSAISQDNDSLIIRNIADDILKNGKAYEDLRYLCKKIGARLSGSANAAKSVEATARMLREAGADTVYLQPCMVPHWVRGAKEQGVIQWGTNKKSLNVCALGMSVGTPSAGLKAEVIEVANFDELKSLGAEKVKGKIVFFNYPMRPELIFGGYGDAVRYRGSGPVEAAKLGAVGVMIRSVTHALDNNPHTGATRYDSAVNKIPAMACSTLDAEWLHELFKKQKKVELFMKMSCEKLPDVLSYNVVGEIKGTEKPEEIISAGGHLDSWDLAEGAHDDGAGVVQSIQIIRTIKTLGIKPKRTIRCVLFMNEENGLAGGNKYAELAGLNKENHLFAIESDAGGFGVETLGLTGKPEQVAKVRSWLPLFRPYGIYDMPDGGGGADIGPLRKYGTFMCGVNPGTQRYFDFHHAPNDKFEGVHKRELEMGAIGMTAIVYMVAQYGL from the coding sequence ATGAAAAGACTTATTTTTTCTTTTGGTTTATTACTCGCTGGCTTATCAGCCATCAGCCAGGATAATGATTCATTGATCATCCGCAACATTGCTGATGATATTTTAAAAAATGGCAAGGCCTATGAAGACCTTCGTTATTTATGTAAAAAGATCGGCGCAAGACTTAGCGGCTCCGCAAATGCTGCAAAATCGGTAGAAGCTACAGCAAGAATGTTGAGAGAAGCCGGAGCCGATACAGTGTACCTGCAACCGTGCATGGTGCCACATTGGGTACGTGGGGCAAAGGAACAAGGGGTTATTCAATGGGGAACGAATAAGAAATCATTAAATGTTTGTGCCCTCGGTATGAGTGTAGGAACGCCTTCTGCAGGACTGAAAGCCGAAGTAATCGAAGTAGCAAATTTTGATGAACTCAAAAGTCTAGGCGCTGAAAAAGTAAAAGGTAAAATAGTTTTCTTTAATTATCCGATGCGACCTGAACTGATATTCGGTGGTTATGGTGATGCTGTTCGTTATCGTGGCAGTGGCCCGGTAGAAGCTGCAAAATTGGGAGCTGTAGGTGTAATGATCCGTTCTGTAACACATGCTTTGGATAATAATCCGCATACAGGTGCCACCCGTTATGATAGTGCGGTAAATAAAATTCCCGCCATGGCCTGCAGCACCCTAGATGCTGAGTGGTTGCATGAATTATTTAAAAAACAAAAGAAGGTGGAATTGTTTATGAAGATGAGTTGTGAAAAACTGCCTGATGTTTTAAGTTATAATGTAGTCGGTGAAATAAAAGGAACAGAAAAGCCTGAAGAAATTATTTCTGCGGGTGGACACCTTGATAGTTGGGACCTGGCAGAAGGTGCACATGATGATGGTGCAGGTGTTGTACAAAGTATTCAAATCATCAGAACAATAAAAACATTAGGTATAAAACCCAAACGTACTATTCGCTGCGTTTTATTTATGAATGAAGAAAACGGATTAGCTGGTGGTAATAAATATGCTGAGCTGGCTGGATTAAATAAAGAGAATCATCTTTTCGCTATTGAAAGTGATGCTGGTGGTTTCGGCGTAGAGACTTTAGGACTCACAGGTAAACCCGAGCAGGTTGCTAAAGTAAGAAGCTGGCTTCCTTTGTTCCGTCCATATGGTATTTATGATATGCCTGATGGCGGTGGCGGTGCAGATATTGGTCCATTGAGAAAATATGGAACGTTTATGTGTGGCGTTAATCCAGGTACGCAACGCTATTTCGATTTTCATCATGCACCAAATGATAAGTTTGAAGGAGTGCATAAAAGAGAACTGGAAATGGGTGCCATTGGAATGACAGCAATCGTATATATGGTTGCACAGTATGGCTTGTAA